From one Gemmobacter sp. genomic stretch:
- the hpaD gene encoding 3,4-dihydroxyphenylacetate 2,3-dioxygenase, whose product MPVPAPNLYPDFNTVRLSHVAYRVTDLARSRAFYVDTLGLQVTGETADTLYLRAMEERGHHCIALHRADAPGVEALGFKLWHDDDLDRAQGWFASQGRPVEWVERPHQGRTLRTSDLFGVPLEFYAQMDRLPPIHQQYALYRGVKPLRIDHFNTFSPDVDASVAFWTDMGFRTTEYTEDEQTGRLWAAWMHRKGGVHDMAFTNGLGPRLHHTAFWVPNPLNIIDLLDLMATTGWVGHIERGPGRHGISNAFFLYVRDPDGHRIEIYCSDYQTCDPDLEPIKWNLTDPQRQTLWGAPAPRSWFEEGSTFVGITPEPARLTASPIIAP is encoded by the coding sequence ATGCCGGTTCCCGCCCCCAACCTCTACCCCGATTTCAATACGGTGCGGCTTAGCCATGTGGCCTATCGCGTGACCGATCTGGCCCGCAGCCGGGCGTTCTATGTCGACACGCTGGGGCTGCAAGTCACCGGCGAAACCGCCGACACCCTGTATCTGCGTGCGATGGAGGAACGCGGGCACCATTGCATCGCCCTGCACCGGGCGGACGCGCCCGGGGTCGAGGCGCTGGGGTTCAAGCTCTGGCACGACGACGATCTGGACCGGGCGCAGGGCTGGTTCGCCTCGCAGGGCCGTCCGGTGGAGTGGGTGGAGCGCCCGCATCAGGGCCGCACCCTGCGCACCAGCGACCTGTTCGGCGTACCGCTGGAATTCTACGCCCAAATGGACCGCCTGCCACCGATCCACCAGCAATACGCGCTGTATCGCGGGGTCAAGCCGCTGCGGATCGACCATTTCAACACCTTTTCCCCCGATGTCGATGCCAGCGTGGCGTTCTGGACCGACATGGGCTTTCGCACGACCGAATATACCGAGGATGAACAGACAGGCCGCCTGTGGGCCGCCTGGATGCACCGCAAGGGCGGGGTTCATGACATGGCCTTCACCAACGGCCTCGGGCCCCGCCTGCATCATACCGCGTTCTGGGTGCCCAATCCGCTGAACATCATCGACCTGCTGGATCTGATGGCCACCACCGGCTGGGTCGGCCACATCGAACGCGGGCCGGGGCGGCACGGCATTTCGAACGCCTTCTTCCTCTATGTCCGCGACCCCGACGGGCACCGGATCGAGATCTATTGCTCCGACTACCAGACCTGCGACCCGGATCTGGAGCCGATCAAGTGGAACCTGACCGATCCGCAGCGCCAGACCCTGTGGGGCGCCCCTGCCCCAAGGTCGTGGTTCGAGGAAGGATCCACCTTCGTCGGCATCACCCCCGAACCCGCGCGCCTGACCGCCAGCCCGATCATCGCGCCTTGA
- a CDS encoding MFS transporter: MTPTEALSRGPAVWALAAGQMLGFACQFFVFAGLVLFWHQDLGWAKSTLALGPMLALLVGAAFAPLIGRIVDRGRGPELMVGGAMVGVVGLFLMSQVQTPLQWALIWMLLGIGQLASQYEVCFGFLIRRLGPDARRAIIRVTLVAGFASTVSIPAYSALAEGFGWRVSLLTGAAVMAFAVVPLNWWGTRAIRAGAPPPVVQPSAPMGAGTRSRRLWLLAVMFSFSGLSHWMIAHLLIPVLVERGYPHELAVFAVAVMGPAQVAGRFALMQAETRISNARATLFTLSAMVLATCFLALSGAGVGMVIAYVLIQGSAVGITTILRPVLIADMLGAENYGSNAGRIQVPSMIINAFAPMIGALLLEGPGFWALIGLSLTLSLTSIAALRALRG; encoded by the coding sequence ATGACCCCGACCGAAGCCCTGTCGCGTGGCCCTGCCGTCTGGGCGCTGGCGGCCGGGCAGATGCTGGGGTTCGCCTGCCAGTTCTTCGTGTTCGCCGGGCTGGTGCTGTTCTGGCACCAGGATCTGGGCTGGGCGAAATCCACCCTGGCGCTGGGGCCCATGCTGGCGCTGCTGGTGGGGGCGGCCTTTGCGCCGCTGATCGGGCGGATCGTCGACCGGGGCCGCGGGCCAGAGCTGATGGTGGGCGGCGCCATGGTGGGGGTGGTGGGCCTGTTCCTGATGTCGCAGGTGCAGACGCCGCTGCAATGGGCGCTGATCTGGATGTTGCTGGGTATTGGCCAGTTGGCCAGCCAGTACGAGGTGTGTTTCGGCTTTCTGATCCGCCGGCTTGGCCCCGATGCGCGGCGCGCGATCATCCGGGTGACGCTGGTGGCCGGGTTTGCCAGCACGGTGTCGATCCCGGCCTATTCCGCGCTGGCCGAGGGGTTCGGTTGGCGCGTGTCGTTGCTGACAGGGGCGGCGGTGATGGCATTTGCCGTGGTGCCGCTGAACTGGTGGGGCACCCGCGCGATCCGGGCCGGGGCGCCGCCGCCGGTGGTCCAGCCATCCGCCCCGATGGGGGCGGGCACGCGGTCGCGGCGGTTGTGGTTGCTGGCGGTGATGTTTTCGTTCTCTGGCCTCAGCCACTGGATGATCGCGCATCTGCTGATCCCGGTGCTGGTGGAACGCGGCTATCCGCATGAGCTGGCGGTGTTTGCGGTGGCGGTGATGGGCCCGGCGCAGGTGGCGGGGCGGTTCGCGCTGATGCAGGCGGAGACGCGCATCAGCAATGCCCGGGCCACGCTGTTCACCCTGTCGGCCATGGTGCTGGCCACCTGTTTCCTGGCGCTGTCGGGGGCCGGGGTGGGGATGGTGATTGCCTATGTGCTGATCCAGGGCAGCGCGGTGGGCATTACCACCATCCTGCGGCCGGTGCTGATTGCCGACATGCTGGGGGCCGAGAACTATGGGTCGAACGCCGGCCGCATTCAGGTGCCGTCGATGATCATCAACGCCTTTGCCCCGATGATCGGCGCGCTGCTGCTGGAAGGGCCGGGGTTCTGGGCGCTGATCGGGCTGAGCCTGACGCTGTCGCTGACCTCGATCGCGGCCTTGCGGGCGCTGCGGGGGTAG